A window of Torulaspora globosa chromosome 8, complete sequence contains these coding sequences:
- the COQ11 gene encoding ubiquinone biosynthesis protein COQ11 (ancestral locus Anc_6.87) produces MVSKLLVFGGNGFLGKRICQEAVNNGFQVMSLSRSGRPPRPQSPQDKDWIGEVQWEAADVFDPLSYNRHLRDATDVVHSLGILLEDESYKVKVRNPLNKSFDFKSLMPSFGSNPLDKKNPNFTYERMNKESALILAQAFRQTLSSHEAKRRDMPTFTYISADKGFPLIPKGYINSKRQAEAELMHYEGLFRPILVRPGFMFDEYKTTADARSYVHNGLELLNCGNRVLLRNKLRFVNELIRPTISTQQVSRNIISKIKDPSFSGIVSLESMLSMN; encoded by the coding sequence ATGGTATCTAAGCTGTTAGTGTTTGGTGGAAATGGGTTCTTAGGTAAAAGGATTTGCCAGGAGGCTGTTAATAATGGGTTCCAAGTCATGTCACTTTCAAGGTCCGGAAGGCCACCACGGCCACAGAGTCCACAAGACAAGGACTGGATTGGCGAGGTTCAATGggaagctgctgatgttTTCGATCCTTTGAGCTACAATCGGCACTTACGAGATGCTACTGACGTTGTTCATTCGCTTGGAatacttctcgaagatgaaagctATAAAGTTAAAGTAAGAAACCCACTAAACAAATCGTTCGATTTCAAGTCGCTGATGCCTTCCTTTGGTTCGAATCCTTTGGATAAGAAGAACCCAAATTTCACTTATGAAAGGATGAACAAGGAGAGCGCCCTCATTCTAGCTCAAGCCTTTCGCCAGACGCTCAGTTCGCATGAAGCCAAACGAAGAGATATGCCAACATTCACGTATATATCTGCTGATAAGGGGTTCCCACTGATTCCCAAAGGCTACATCAATTCAAAAAGGCAAGCGGAGGCGGAACTGATGCACTACGAAGGTTTGTTTCGCCCGATCTTAGTGAGACCTGGCTTCATGTTTGACGAGTACAAAACGACCGCTGATGCAAGATCGTATGTTCATAATGGCTTAGAACTCCTCAACTGCGGCAATAGAGTGCTGCTACGGAATAAACTTCGCTTTGTGAACGAGCTGATTCGACCCACCATCTCGACCCAGCAGGTAAGTCGGAACATCATTTCAAAAATCAAAGACCCAAGTTTCTCGGGTATAGTTTCTCTAGAGTCTATGCTTAGCATGAATTAA
- the GUF1 gene encoding GTPase GUF1 (ancestral locus Anc_6.86), which yields MLSIGRSRFLLHRSWRPLIRRNHQQVNASKLKSIQDRIERIPIEDYRNFSIVAHVDHGKSTLSDRLLEITGVIKPGENKQVLDKLEVERERGITIKAQTCTMFYHDKRYGKDYLLHLVDTPGHVDFRGEVSRSYASCGGALLLVDASQGVQAQTVANFYLAYSMNLKLIPVINKVDLDIADIAQAEDQIENTFELSKDDIIKVSAKTGLNISKDLLPAIIDRVPPPTGFKDKPFRALLVDSWYDSYVGVVLLVHVVDGSVRKGDRISSAQTSKKYEVKEIGIMYPDRTPTNSLSTGQVGYIVPGMKASQDAKVGDTLMHVGREQETETLPGFEETKPMVFVGAFPADGTEFKALDDDISRLVLNDRSVSLQRETSNALGQGWRLGFLGSLHASVFRERLEKEYGSKLIITQPTVPYQIQFNDGTQRVITNPDDFPDLALRRSKIESFKEPFVEAIMTLPQEYLGNVIKLCDGNRGQQIEITYLNMTGQVLLKYHLPLAHLVDDFFGKLKSVSRGYASLDYEDIGYKDSDVIKLELLVNGKSVDALAQVMHRSQVERVGREWVKKFKEFIKAQLYEVVIQARANNKIIARETIKARRKDVLAKLHASDVSRRKKLLVRQKEGKKQLRSIGNVQVSQEAYQAFLKR from the coding sequence ATGCTATCAATTGGACGATCTCGGTTCCTGCTGCACAGATCATGGAGGCCATTGATACGAAGGAACCATCAGCAGGTGAACGCTTCGAAGCTTAAATCAATACAGGATCGCATCGAAAGGATTCCAATTGAAGACTACAGGAACTTCTCAATTGTTGCACATGTGGACCACGGGAAATCGACCCTCAGTGATAGACTATTGGAGATCACCGGTGTTATTAAGCCTGGTGAGAACAAACAAGTGCTCGATAAGCTGGAAGTAGAGAGAGAACGTGGGATTACGATTAAGGCACAAACTTGTACGATGTTTTACCACGATAAAAGGTACGGCAAGGACTATCTGCTGCACCTTGTCGACACTCCTGGACACGTTGATTTTAGAGGTGAAGTTTCGAGATCATATGCATCCTGCGGCGGTGCGCTTCTATTGGTAGATGCTTCGCAAGGTGTTCAGGCTCAAACTGTGGCTAACTTTTACTTAGCGTACAGTATGAATCTCAAACTGATACCTGTAATTAACAAGGTTGACCTGGACATTGCAGATATTGCacaagcagaagatcaaatcgaGAATACTTTTGAATTATCAAAGGATGATATAATAAAGGTTAGTGCCAAAACGGGTCTGAATATTTCCAAAGATCTATTACCAGCCATTATTGATCGCGTCCCCCCACCTACGGGATTTAAAGATAAACCTTTCAGGGCTCTTCTAGTGGATTCTTGGTACGATTCTTACGTTGGAGTTGTTCTACTGGTCCATGTAGTTGATGGATCAGTCAGGAAAGGTGATAGGATCTCCAGTGCCCAAACTAGCAAAAAATACGAGGTCAAAGAGATTGGTATCATGTATCCGGATAGGACTCCGACTAATTCTTTGTCAACCGGGCAGGTTGGATATATAGTTCCAGGCATGAAGGCTTCACAGGATGCGAAGGTCGGAGACACGCTGATGCATGTTGGTCGTGAACAGGAGACTGAGACTCTACCCGGGTTTGAGGAAACGAAACCAATGGTGTTTGTTGGCGCTTTCCCAGCCGATGGGACAGAGTTCAAGGCgcttgatgatgatatcaGCAGGCTGGTATTAAACGACAGATCTGTCTCCCTGCAAAGAGAGACATCGAATGCTTTGGGCCAGGGTTGGAGACTAGGTTTTCTGGGGTCATTGCATGCATCTGTATTTCGTGAGAGGTTGGAGAAAGAATACGGCTCCAAGTTGATCATTACGCAGCCAACCGTGCCTTACCAAATCCAGTTTAATGACGGCACACAAAGGGTCATCACCAACCCCGACGACTTTCCGGATCTTGCCTTGCGCAGATCGAAGATTGAATCATTCAAAGAACCATTTGTCGAAGCAATTATGACTCTGCCTCAAGAGTATCTCGGGAATGTGATCAAACTATGCGATGGCAACCGTGGGCAGCAAATTGAGATCACTTATCTGAATATGACAGGCCAGGTACTTCTGAAATATCATTTACCATTAGCTCACCTTGTTGATGACTTCTTTGGGAAGCTGAAATCAGTCTCCAGAGGCTATGCGTCTCTTGATTACGAAGACATCGGTTATAAAGATTCAGACGTAATTAAGTTGGAGCTGTTGGTTAACGGAAAAAGCGTTGACGCTTTGGCTCAGGTTATGCATAGATCTCAGGTCGAGCGTGTTGGAAGAGAATGGGTTAAAAAGTTCAAGGAATTCATAAAAGCACAACTATACGAAGTTGTTATTCAGGCGAGGGCCAATAATAAAATCATTGCCCGAGAGACTATCAAAGCTAGGCGAAAGGATGTCTTGGCTAAGCTGCATGCTTCTGACGTCTCTCGAAGGAAGAAACTGCTAGTGAGGCAGAAGGAGGgaaagaaacagctgaGAAGCATCGGCAATGTTCAGGTTAGCCAGGAAGCCTACCAAGCCTTTTTGAAACGATGA
- the MEC3 gene encoding Mec3p (ancestral locus Anc_6.85) gives MKLKLIVNGYESQDDYKLLRTTLSTVASLRKTAVLRFTSERLVIISTPRSSGSSNSTVLYGDTGQIWCTIPRDLFKLYTVTSARELNTITMEYNCDSLVTVFKRYDRAMSQGCSSDMTIKLQSMPEWNAGGGLASNSSSSRVNPVCALGITFEEILHAPACSGADYESGSMGDSAKVGYMSDKTVLHSFRIPVRLLFKAQDARIQEPMINYSNLMMCKLPPHSGEFGAGFSNFIKRVERYTSIRHIKLSGSRKEGGSTSQDPQLKIVVNQLDWHLELCWNGPLDAIVQQEIPNEVQETPQRVPDDDSMAVEDSEGNKTNDGVDVELVDVSAMVERAERESSLVNEVFMRCKDWKVCHKLYGAFEEVVLAISHDESCVLHCSLDRGSRGDDGTSGEPKERGQIIYYIARSKPL, from the coding sequence atgaaattgaagctgatTGTGAATGGGTACGAGTCCCAAGATGATTACAAACTGCTGAGGACCACTTTATCGACGGTAGCGTCATTGAGAAAGACAGCAGTGTTGCGGTTCACCAGCGAGCGGCTGGTAATCATATCGACTCCACGGTCATCAGGCTCTAGCAACAGCACGGTACTATATGGAGATACGGGGCAAATATGGTGCACAATTCCAAGGGATTTGTTTAAGCTGTATACTGTTACATCGGCACGAGAACTAAACACCATCACAATGGAGTACAATTGCGATTCGTTGGTCACCGTCTTCAAGCGATATGATCGAGCGATGAGCCAAGGATGCTCATCTGACATGACGATAAAGCTGCAATCTATGCCAGAGTGGAATGCGGGCGGCGGGCTGGCCAGCAACAGCTCAAGCAGTAGGGTGAACCCTGTATGTGCCCTGGGAATCACCTTTGAAGAGATCCTACATGCTCCTGCATGCAGCGGCGCTGATTACGAGAGCGGATCCATGGGCGATAGTGCGAAAGTGGGATATATGAGTGACAAGACCGTGTTGCATTCGTTCAGGATTCCGGTCAGATTGCTGTTCAAAGCTCAGGATGCCCGAATACAAGAACCTATGATAAACTATTCAAATCTGATGATGTGCAAACTGCCGCCGCATTCTGGTGAGTTTGGAGCTGGATTCTCTaacttcatcaagaggGTGGAAAGGTACACCAGTATTCGTCACATAAAGCTAAGCGGCTCTCGCAAGGAAGGCGGCTCAACGAGCCAGGACCCTCAGTTGAAGATTGTAGTTAATCAGCTTGATTGGCATTTGGAATTGTGCTGGAATGGCCCTCTAGACGCTATAGTGCAACAGGAGATACCGAATGAGGTCCAAGAGACGCCACAACGAGTGCCCGATGATGATAGTATGGCTGTGGAAGATAGCGAAGGTAATAAAACTAATGATGGTGTGGATGTAGAACTGGTGGATGTGTCAGCGATGGTAGAGCGGGCGGAGAGAGAAAGCTCGCTGGTGAATGAAGTCTTCATGCGATGTAAGGATTGGAAGGTTTGCCACAAGTTGTAtggagcatttgaagaagtcgtCCTGGCGATATCTCACGACGAATCATGCGTGTTACACTGTTCGCTGGATCGTGGAAGCCGTGGAGACGACGGCACCTCTGGCGAACCAAAAGAGAGGGGTCAAATTATATACTATATTGCAAGATCTAAACCGCTATAG
- the SER1 gene encoding O-phospho-L-serine:2-oxoglutarate transaminase (ancestral locus Anc_6.84) — protein MSLEREEPHHFGAGPAQLPTQVLQQAARDLLNFNNLGLGVGEISHRSKDAKKVIEDAKAHLKELMNIPDTHEVFFLQGGGTTGFSCTASNLAAAYVAKTGEIAPAGYLVTGSWSQKAYEEARRLHVPAEVIFNSKDFNDKKYGSIPSESEWSDRIKGKKFSYVYLCENETVHGVEWPKLPECITADENIELVADLSSDILSREIDVSRYAMILAGAQKNIGLAGLTVYIIKKTILDEISKVHDDELYKLGLPITPIAFHFPTVVKNDSAYNTIPIFTLHVMDLVFQNLLSKGGVPAQQRENERKAKILYDVLDQYSNFYNLPVEKSCRSKMNVVFTLKKEGLDGKFLQEAEQRGLTGLKGHRSVGGFRASIYNSLSLESVQKLVTFIKDFAESNA, from the coding sequence ATGTCTTTGGAAAGAGAGGAACCACATCATTTTGGTGCTGGACCGGCACAATTGCCTACTCAAGTTTTGCAACAGGCAGCTAGAGATTTGCTGAACTTCAATAACCTTGGTTTGGGTGttggtgaaatttcacaTCGTTCTAAGGACGCTAAGAAAGTGATTGAAGATGCTAAGGCgcatttgaaggaattgatgAATATCCCAGATACTCACGAGGTTTTCTTTCTGCAGGGAGGCGGTACCACGGGGTTTTCTTGCACTGCTTCGAACTTGGCAGCCGCTTACGTTGCCAAGACGGGTGAAATTGCTCCTGCAGGTTACTTGGTGACGGGTTCTTGGTCTCAGAAGGCGTACGAGGAGGCTCGCAGGCTGCATGTGCCGGCGGAAGTAATTTTCAACTCTAAGGACTTTAACGACAAGAAATACGGTAGTATCCCATCAGAAAGTGAATGGAGCGACAGGATTAAGGGTAAAAAGTTTTCGTATGTCTACCTGTGCGAAAACGAAACCGTTCATGGTGTGGAGTGGCCAAAACTACCCGAATGTATCACCGCTGATGAAAATATCGAGCTGGTGGCGGACTTGTCCAGTGACATCTTATCCCGTGAGATCGATGTTTCCCGGTACGCTATGATTCTCGCTGGTGCTCAAAAGAATATCGGGTTGGCCGGTTTGACGGTTTACATCATCAAGAAGACAATCCTGGATGAGATCTCCAAAGTGCACGACGACGAGCTATATAAACTTGGTTTGCCCATCACGCCAATCGCTTTCCACTTTCCTACCGTGGTCAAGAATGACTCCGCTTACAACACGATCCCAATCTTCACCCTGCACGTAATGGATCTCGTGTTTCAAAACTTGCTAAGCAAAGGTGGTGTCCCAGCACAACAGAGGGAGAATGAGCGGAAGGCTAAGATCCTTTACGATGTTTTGGATCAGTACTCTAATTTCTACAATCTCCCAGTGGAAAAATCGTGCAGATCGAAGATGAATGTTGttttcactttgaagaaggaaggcTTGGATGGCAAGTTCCTGCAGGAGGCTGAACAGCGCGGATTGACCGGGTTGAAAGGTCACCGTTCTGTCGGCGGGTTCAGGGCCTCTATCTACAACTCTTTGTCCTTGGAATCTGTCCAAAAACTCGTTACATTCATCAaagattttgcagaaaGTAATGCTTAA